In Silurus meridionalis isolate SWU-2019-XX chromosome 29, ASM1480568v1, whole genome shotgun sequence, one DNA window encodes the following:
- the arhgef1a gene encoding rho guanine nucleotide exchange factor 1a isoform X12, with translation MKQRQKLALMRNSASYGGTVTLRNKTHLKERPSSAIYPSESLRQSLLGSRRGRSSLLLSKSVSTNNIAGTLSDDSPLGLRRILSQSTDSLNFRSRTMSMESLNDEGEVYYASVLEELEIEGRDFEADSWSMVVDSAYLQTHRKDIIKRQDVIYELIQTELHHVRTLRIMDGVFRRGMLEEVQLEPGIVHALFPCLEKLLVIHTRFVTQLLNRRQHSLHPGSTHNFTISRISDLLRQQFSGQCADEMRKTYAEFCSSHSKAVKLYKELLARDKRLQYFIRRVSRGPLLRRHGFQECILLVTQRITKYPVLVQRILDNTKDNPEEETGLKQALALLRDLLSGVDQQVLELEQTQRLQEIRSRLDPRSQAKLRSEAMFRPAELLRRQLIHEGTLLWKTPSSRLKDVRILLMTDILVFLQEKDQRYVFASLDKSTVVSLQNLLVRDIANQERGLFLISSEFSPPEMYELHAASKEDRNTWLRHIQQAVSRCPSREEFPLIETEDKALLRRLKADIQQKDREVLELLQERVTLFSDLAEVMSGQDVVLPPNSRNLFRADTPQAPRGEQLLTQAITEVDRLTELFLGSAFDLPMGCTSNGHHNYTGALVINGQEVLVNGLQEAAASQDGNGNQLDDKTSSEEVSQRLVNLSAQLHALQGAVIRQDSIVELYVRESGTSVCRPGRSLSRDSAGEAGSAGELALLQRQHSLLQEELVRLRGAEGRLKDSEKARAQLEKQLRNLKSSTAALGENTGHSQAPLHRKGSETDPNVDTPLASQASMEQTDGQQDCSDIDADVISDDDDDEDLKASPRSESPRDLQDIPEESESSADAREHASHC, from the exons ATGAAACAACGG CAGAAGCTGGCGCTGATGCGAAACAGCGCGTCCTACGGTGGAACAGTGACACTGAGGAACAAGA CACATTTAAAAGAGCGTCCAAGCTCCGCCATATACCCCTCCGAAAGTCTGCGCCAATCGCTGCTCGGGTCGCGTCGTGGACGTTCTTCTCTCCTGCTGTCCAAAAGTGTCTCCACTAATAACATTGCAGG GACACTGAGTGATGACTCTCCCTTGGGGCTGCGCAGGATCTTGTCTCAATCCACAGACTCGCTAAACTTCAGGAGCAGAACCATGTCTATGGAATCACTCAACGATGAgg GAGAGGTGTACTATGCATCAGTGCTGGAGGAGCTGGAGATCGAGGGGCGTGACTTTGAGGCAGACTCTTGGAGCATGGTGGTTGACTCCGCCTACCTACAGACTCACCGCAAAGATATCATTAAGAGGCAGGATGTGATATacg AGCTGATCCAGACCGAGCTGCATCACGTGCGCACACTGCGCATCATGGACGGTGTTTTCCGACGTGGAATGCTGGAGGAGGTGCAGCTGGAGCCGGGCATTGTTCATGCACTTTTTCCCTGTCTGGAGAAACTTCTTGTGATTCACACTCGCTTCGTTACACAGCTGCTTAACCGCCGGCAGCACAGTCTTCATCCTGGCAGCACACACAACTTCACTATCAGCCGCATCAGCGACCTCCTTcggcagcag TTTTCAGGCCAGTGTGCTGATGAGATGAGGAAGACTTATGCTGAGTTCTGCAGCAGCCACTCAAAAGCTGTAAAACTGTATAAAGAGTTACTGGCTCGGGACAAGAGACTGCAGTACTTCATACGG aGGGTAAGTCGAGGTCCTCTGTTGCGTCGTCATGGTTTTCAGGAGTGCATTTTGCTGGTCACGCAGCGCATCACTAAGTATCCTGTTCTGGTGCAGCGCATCCTTGACAACACGAAGG ACAATCCAGAGGAGGAGACGGGGCTGAAACAGGCTCTTGCTCTGCTGCGAGATCTGTTGAGTGGTGTGGATCAGCAGgtgctggagctggagcaaacACAGCGTCTGCAGGAAATCCGCTCCAGACTGGACCCACGCTCTCAAGCCAAACTGCGTTCAGAGGCCATGTTCAGACCTGCTGAGCTTCTGCGCAGACAGCTCATACATGAAGGCACACTGCTGTGGAAAACACCCAGCTCCAGACTGAAGG ATGTTCGAATTCTCCTCATGACTGATATACTAGTGTTCCTGCAGGAGAAAGATCAGAGATACGTCTTTGCCAGTTTG GATAAATCTACAGTAGTTTCACTACAGAACCTGTTGGTTAGAGATATAGCCAATCAGGAGCGAGGGTTGTTCCTCATCAGCAGTGAGTTCAGTCCACCAGAGATGTACGAGCTGCATGCGGCTTCCAAAGAAGACCGAAATACCTGGTTACGGCACATACAGCAAGCTGTcagcag ATGTCCCTCAAGAGAAGAATTCCCATTAATTGAGACAGAGGACAAAGCCCTGTTGCGAAGACTCAAAG CTGATATCCAGCAGAAGGACAGGGAAGTGTTGGAGCTACTGCAGGAGCGAGTTACACTGTTCTCTGATCTGGCTGAGGTCATGAGTGGTCAAGATGTGGTGCTGCCACCAAACTCCAGGAACCTGTTCAGAGCTGACACACCTCAGGCACCTCGAGGAGAACAGCTGCTTACACAAGCCATAACTGAGG TGGACAGACTGACCGAGCTGTTTTTAGGTTCTGCTTTTGACCTCCCCATGGGCTGCACTTCCAACGGTCACCACAATTACACAGGGGCGCTAGTGATAA atGGACAGGAGGTGTTAGTCAATGGTTTACAGGAAGCAGCAGCTTCTCAG gaTGGAAATGGTAATCAGCTGGATGACAAGACATCAAGTGAG gaAGTCTCTCAGCGGCTTGTGAATCTCAGCGCTCAGCTTCACGCTCTGCAG GGGGCAGTGATTCGGCAGGACTCTATCGTGGAATTGTACGTGCGTGAGAGTGGGACGTCTGTGTGTCGCCCGGGCCGGTCTCTCTCACGTGACAGCGCTGGTGAAGCGGGGTCAGCAGGTGAGTTGGCACTGCTTCAGCGTCAACACAGTCTCCTGCAGGAGGAGCTCGTACGCCTCCGAGGAGCTGAAGGAAGACTGAAAGATAGTGAGAAGGCTCGGGCCCAGCTCGAAAAACAGCTACGAAACCTGAAGTCCAGCACCGCTGCCCTGGGAGAAAACACAGGACATTCACAG GCGCCGTTACATCGCAAAGGAAGTGAAACTGACCCGAACGTGGACACGCCACTGGCCAGCCAGGCATCTATGGAGCAAACAGACGGCCAGCAGGACTGCAGTGACATTGACGCAGATGTGATCTCAgacgatgacgatgatgaagaCTTGAAGGCGTCTCCCCGTTCTGAAAGCCCAAGAG ATTTGCAAGACATTCCTGAGGAAAGTGAGTCATCTGCAGATGCTCGAGAACATGCTTCACACTGCTAA
- the arhgef1a gene encoding rho guanine nucleotide exchange factor 1a isoform X11: MKQRQQKLALMRNSASYGGTVTLRNKTHLKERPSSAIYPSESLRQSLLGSRRGRSSLLLSKSVSTNNIAGTLSDDSPLGLRRILSQSTDSLNFRSRTMSMESLNDEGEVYYASVLEELEIEGRDFEADSWSMVVDSAYLQTHRKDIIKRQDVIYELIQTELHHVRTLRIMDGVFRRGMLEEVQLEPGIVHALFPCLEKLLVIHTRFVTQLLNRRQHSLHPGSTHNFTISRISDLLRQQFSGQCADEMRKTYAEFCSSHSKAVKLYKELLARDKRLQYFIRRVSRGPLLRRHGFQECILLVTQRITKYPVLVQRILDNTKDNPEEETGLKQALALLRDLLSGVDQQVLELEQTQRLQEIRSRLDPRSQAKLRSEAMFRPAELLRRQLIHEGTLLWKTPSSRLKDVRILLMTDILVFLQEKDQRYVFASLDKSTVVSLQNLLVRDIANQERGLFLISSEFSPPEMYELHAASKEDRNTWLRHIQQAVSRCPSREEFPLIETEDKALLRRLKADIQQKDREVLELLQERVTLFSDLAEVMSGQDVVLPPNSRNLFRADTPQAPRGEQLLTQAITEVDRLTELFLGSAFDLPMGCTSNGHHNYTGALVINGQEVLVNGLQEAAASQDGNGNQLDDKTSSEEVSQRLVNLSAQLHALQGAVIRQDSIVELYVRESGTSVCRPGRSLSRDSAGEAGSAGELALLQRQHSLLQEELVRLRGAEGRLKDSEKARAQLEKQLRNLKSSTAALGENTGHSQAPLHRKGSETDPNVDTPLASQASMEQTDGQQDCSDIDADVISDDDDDEDLKASPRSESPRDLQDIPEESESSADAREHASHC; encoded by the exons ATGAAACAACGG CAGCAGAAGCTGGCGCTGATGCGAAACAGCGCGTCCTACGGTGGAACAGTGACACTGAGGAACAAGA CACATTTAAAAGAGCGTCCAAGCTCCGCCATATACCCCTCCGAAAGTCTGCGCCAATCGCTGCTCGGGTCGCGTCGTGGACGTTCTTCTCTCCTGCTGTCCAAAAGTGTCTCCACTAATAACATTGCAGG GACACTGAGTGATGACTCTCCCTTGGGGCTGCGCAGGATCTTGTCTCAATCCACAGACTCGCTAAACTTCAGGAGCAGAACCATGTCTATGGAATCACTCAACGATGAgg GAGAGGTGTACTATGCATCAGTGCTGGAGGAGCTGGAGATCGAGGGGCGTGACTTTGAGGCAGACTCTTGGAGCATGGTGGTTGACTCCGCCTACCTACAGACTCACCGCAAAGATATCATTAAGAGGCAGGATGTGATATacg AGCTGATCCAGACCGAGCTGCATCACGTGCGCACACTGCGCATCATGGACGGTGTTTTCCGACGTGGAATGCTGGAGGAGGTGCAGCTGGAGCCGGGCATTGTTCATGCACTTTTTCCCTGTCTGGAGAAACTTCTTGTGATTCACACTCGCTTCGTTACACAGCTGCTTAACCGCCGGCAGCACAGTCTTCATCCTGGCAGCACACACAACTTCACTATCAGCCGCATCAGCGACCTCCTTcggcagcag TTTTCAGGCCAGTGTGCTGATGAGATGAGGAAGACTTATGCTGAGTTCTGCAGCAGCCACTCAAAAGCTGTAAAACTGTATAAAGAGTTACTGGCTCGGGACAAGAGACTGCAGTACTTCATACGG aGGGTAAGTCGAGGTCCTCTGTTGCGTCGTCATGGTTTTCAGGAGTGCATTTTGCTGGTCACGCAGCGCATCACTAAGTATCCTGTTCTGGTGCAGCGCATCCTTGACAACACGAAGG ACAATCCAGAGGAGGAGACGGGGCTGAAACAGGCTCTTGCTCTGCTGCGAGATCTGTTGAGTGGTGTGGATCAGCAGgtgctggagctggagcaaacACAGCGTCTGCAGGAAATCCGCTCCAGACTGGACCCACGCTCTCAAGCCAAACTGCGTTCAGAGGCCATGTTCAGACCTGCTGAGCTTCTGCGCAGACAGCTCATACATGAAGGCACACTGCTGTGGAAAACACCCAGCTCCAGACTGAAGG ATGTTCGAATTCTCCTCATGACTGATATACTAGTGTTCCTGCAGGAGAAAGATCAGAGATACGTCTTTGCCAGTTTG GATAAATCTACAGTAGTTTCACTACAGAACCTGTTGGTTAGAGATATAGCCAATCAGGAGCGAGGGTTGTTCCTCATCAGCAGTGAGTTCAGTCCACCAGAGATGTACGAGCTGCATGCGGCTTCCAAAGAAGACCGAAATACCTGGTTACGGCACATACAGCAAGCTGTcagcag ATGTCCCTCAAGAGAAGAATTCCCATTAATTGAGACAGAGGACAAAGCCCTGTTGCGAAGACTCAAAG CTGATATCCAGCAGAAGGACAGGGAAGTGTTGGAGCTACTGCAGGAGCGAGTTACACTGTTCTCTGATCTGGCTGAGGTCATGAGTGGTCAAGATGTGGTGCTGCCACCAAACTCCAGGAACCTGTTCAGAGCTGACACACCTCAGGCACCTCGAGGAGAACAGCTGCTTACACAAGCCATAACTGAGG TGGACAGACTGACCGAGCTGTTTTTAGGTTCTGCTTTTGACCTCCCCATGGGCTGCACTTCCAACGGTCACCACAATTACACAGGGGCGCTAGTGATAA atGGACAGGAGGTGTTAGTCAATGGTTTACAGGAAGCAGCAGCTTCTCAG gaTGGAAATGGTAATCAGCTGGATGACAAGACATCAAGTGAG gaAGTCTCTCAGCGGCTTGTGAATCTCAGCGCTCAGCTTCACGCTCTGCAG GGGGCAGTGATTCGGCAGGACTCTATCGTGGAATTGTACGTGCGTGAGAGTGGGACGTCTGTGTGTCGCCCGGGCCGGTCTCTCTCACGTGACAGCGCTGGTGAAGCGGGGTCAGCAGGTGAGTTGGCACTGCTTCAGCGTCAACACAGTCTCCTGCAGGAGGAGCTCGTACGCCTCCGAGGAGCTGAAGGAAGACTGAAAGATAGTGAGAAGGCTCGGGCCCAGCTCGAAAAACAGCTACGAAACCTGAAGTCCAGCACCGCTGCCCTGGGAGAAAACACAGGACATTCACAG GCGCCGTTACATCGCAAAGGAAGTGAAACTGACCCGAACGTGGACACGCCACTGGCCAGCCAGGCATCTATGGAGCAAACAGACGGCCAGCAGGACTGCAGTGACATTGACGCAGATGTGATCTCAgacgatgacgatgatgaagaCTTGAAGGCGTCTCCCCGTTCTGAAAGCCCAAGAG ATTTGCAAGACATTCCTGAGGAAAGTGAGTCATCTGCAGATGCTCGAGAACATGCTTCACACTGCTAA
- the arhgef1a gene encoding rho guanine nucleotide exchange factor 1a isoform X10: MSRVTEVSKVRQERMREITLRNKEKERMREREREAREREARYTNGHLFTSLTVSGTTLCSACNKSITAKEALSCPTCNVTIHNRCRDSLPNCVKMKQRQQKLALMRNSASYGGTVTLRNKTHLKERPSSAIYPSESLRQSLLGSRRGRSSLLLSKSVSTNNIAGTLSDDSPLGLRRILSQSTDSLNFRSRTMSMESLNDEGEVYYASVLEELEIEGRDFEADSWSMVVDSAYLQTHRKDIIKRQDVIYELIQTELHHVRTLRIMDGVFRRGMLEEVQLEPGIVHALFPCLEKLLVIHTRFVTQLLNRRQHSLHPGSTHNFTISRISDLLRQQFSGQCADEMRKTYAEFCSSHSKAVKLYKELLARDKRLQYFIRRVSRGPLLRRHGFQECILLVTQRITKYPVLVQRILDNTKDNPEEETGLKQALALLRDLLSGVDQQVLELEQTQRLQEIRSRLDPRSQAKLRSEAMFRPAELLRRQLIHEGTLLWKTPSSRLKDVRILLMTDILVFLQEKDQRYVFASLDKSTVVSLQNLLVRDIANQERGLFLISSEFSPPEMYELHAASKEDRNTWLRHIQQAVSRCPSREEFPLIETEDKALLRRLKADIQQKDREVLELLQERVTLFSDLAEVMSGQDVVLPPNSRNLFRADTPQAPRGEQLLTQAITEVDRLTELFLGSAFDLPMGCTSNGHHNYTGALVINGQEVLVNGLQEAAASQDGNGNQLDDKTSSEEVSQRLVNLSAQLHALQGAVIRQDSIVELYVRESGTSVCRPGRSLSRDSAGEAGSAGELALLQRQHSLLQEELVRLRGAEGRLKDSEKARAQLEKQLRNLKSSTAALGENTGHSQAPLHRKGSETDPNVDTPLASQASMEQTDGQQDCSDIDADVISDDDDDEDLKASPRSESPRDLQDIPEESESSADAREHASHC; encoded by the exons CCTGCAACGTTACCATCCACAACCGCTGCAGAGATTCGCTGCCCAACTGTGTCAAAATGAAACAACGG CAGCAGAAGCTGGCGCTGATGCGAAACAGCGCGTCCTACGGTGGAACAGTGACACTGAGGAACAAGA CACATTTAAAAGAGCGTCCAAGCTCCGCCATATACCCCTCCGAAAGTCTGCGCCAATCGCTGCTCGGGTCGCGTCGTGGACGTTCTTCTCTCCTGCTGTCCAAAAGTGTCTCCACTAATAACATTGCAGG GACACTGAGTGATGACTCTCCCTTGGGGCTGCGCAGGATCTTGTCTCAATCCACAGACTCGCTAAACTTCAGGAGCAGAACCATGTCTATGGAATCACTCAACGATGAgg GAGAGGTGTACTATGCATCAGTGCTGGAGGAGCTGGAGATCGAGGGGCGTGACTTTGAGGCAGACTCTTGGAGCATGGTGGTTGACTCCGCCTACCTACAGACTCACCGCAAAGATATCATTAAGAGGCAGGATGTGATATacg AGCTGATCCAGACCGAGCTGCATCACGTGCGCACACTGCGCATCATGGACGGTGTTTTCCGACGTGGAATGCTGGAGGAGGTGCAGCTGGAGCCGGGCATTGTTCATGCACTTTTTCCCTGTCTGGAGAAACTTCTTGTGATTCACACTCGCTTCGTTACACAGCTGCTTAACCGCCGGCAGCACAGTCTTCATCCTGGCAGCACACACAACTTCACTATCAGCCGCATCAGCGACCTCCTTcggcagcag TTTTCAGGCCAGTGTGCTGATGAGATGAGGAAGACTTATGCTGAGTTCTGCAGCAGCCACTCAAAAGCTGTAAAACTGTATAAAGAGTTACTGGCTCGGGACAAGAGACTGCAGTACTTCATACGG aGGGTAAGTCGAGGTCCTCTGTTGCGTCGTCATGGTTTTCAGGAGTGCATTTTGCTGGTCACGCAGCGCATCACTAAGTATCCTGTTCTGGTGCAGCGCATCCTTGACAACACGAAGG ACAATCCAGAGGAGGAGACGGGGCTGAAACAGGCTCTTGCTCTGCTGCGAGATCTGTTGAGTGGTGTGGATCAGCAGgtgctggagctggagcaaacACAGCGTCTGCAGGAAATCCGCTCCAGACTGGACCCACGCTCTCAAGCCAAACTGCGTTCAGAGGCCATGTTCAGACCTGCTGAGCTTCTGCGCAGACAGCTCATACATGAAGGCACACTGCTGTGGAAAACACCCAGCTCCAGACTGAAGG ATGTTCGAATTCTCCTCATGACTGATATACTAGTGTTCCTGCAGGAGAAAGATCAGAGATACGTCTTTGCCAGTTTG GATAAATCTACAGTAGTTTCACTACAGAACCTGTTGGTTAGAGATATAGCCAATCAGGAGCGAGGGTTGTTCCTCATCAGCAGTGAGTTCAGTCCACCAGAGATGTACGAGCTGCATGCGGCTTCCAAAGAAGACCGAAATACCTGGTTACGGCACATACAGCAAGCTGTcagcag ATGTCCCTCAAGAGAAGAATTCCCATTAATTGAGACAGAGGACAAAGCCCTGTTGCGAAGACTCAAAG CTGATATCCAGCAGAAGGACAGGGAAGTGTTGGAGCTACTGCAGGAGCGAGTTACACTGTTCTCTGATCTGGCTGAGGTCATGAGTGGTCAAGATGTGGTGCTGCCACCAAACTCCAGGAACCTGTTCAGAGCTGACACACCTCAGGCACCTCGAGGAGAACAGCTGCTTACACAAGCCATAACTGAGG TGGACAGACTGACCGAGCTGTTTTTAGGTTCTGCTTTTGACCTCCCCATGGGCTGCACTTCCAACGGTCACCACAATTACACAGGGGCGCTAGTGATAA atGGACAGGAGGTGTTAGTCAATGGTTTACAGGAAGCAGCAGCTTCTCAG gaTGGAAATGGTAATCAGCTGGATGACAAGACATCAAGTGAG gaAGTCTCTCAGCGGCTTGTGAATCTCAGCGCTCAGCTTCACGCTCTGCAG GGGGCAGTGATTCGGCAGGACTCTATCGTGGAATTGTACGTGCGTGAGAGTGGGACGTCTGTGTGTCGCCCGGGCCGGTCTCTCTCACGTGACAGCGCTGGTGAAGCGGGGTCAGCAGGTGAGTTGGCACTGCTTCAGCGTCAACACAGTCTCCTGCAGGAGGAGCTCGTACGCCTCCGAGGAGCTGAAGGAAGACTGAAAGATAGTGAGAAGGCTCGGGCCCAGCTCGAAAAACAGCTACGAAACCTGAAGTCCAGCACCGCTGCCCTGGGAGAAAACACAGGACATTCACAG GCGCCGTTACATCGCAAAGGAAGTGAAACTGACCCGAACGTGGACACGCCACTGGCCAGCCAGGCATCTATGGAGCAAACAGACGGCCAGCAGGACTGCAGTGACATTGACGCAGATGTGATCTCAgacgatgacgatgatgaagaCTTGAAGGCGTCTCCCCGTTCTGAAAGCCCAAGAG ATTTGCAAGACATTCCTGAGGAAAGTGAGTCATCTGCAGATGCTCGAGAACATGCTTCACACTGCTAA